The following coding sequences are from one Trichoplusia ni isolate ovarian cell line Hi5 chromosome 15, tn1, whole genome shotgun sequence window:
- the LOC113501133 gene encoding ethanolamine-phosphate cytidylyltransferase isoform X1 has protein sequence MSEKNENKKEIRVWCDGCYDMVHFGHANSLRQAKALGDVLIVGVHTDEEISKHKGPPVFTQEERYKMVKAIKWVDQVVEGAPYVTTLETLDKYQCDFCVHGDDITVTADGIDTYHLVKKAGRYREVQRTAGVSTTDLVGRMLLLTREHFKRGDKEYSVALEHSSNLGTDSTARSPYTGCSQFLPTTQKIIQFSSGLSPKPTDKVVYVAGAFDLFHVGHLDFLEEAHKQGDFLIVGLHTDLEVNRYKGSNYPIMNLHERVLSVLACKYVHEVVIGAPYSVTAELMDHFRVKVVCHGVTTIATDADGIDPYRVPKQRGCFKILNSGNSMTTEDIVQRIIRHRLEFEVRNTRKEKKELAITKALKNDQHLKQNGNCEVTNNS, from the exons ATGagtgaaaaaaatgaaaataaaaaggaaattcgCGTGTGGTGTGATGGGTG TTACGATATGGTGCATTTTGGTCACGCAAATTCGTTAAGACAGGCTAAAGCATTAGGCGATGTACTTATCGTGGGAGTCCACACAGATGAAGAAATTTCTAAACATAAAGGGCCCCCTGTATTTACTCAAGAGGAACGGTACAAAATGGTTAAAGCTATCAAGTGGGTTGACCAAGTGGTGGAGGGTGCACCCTATGTGACTACACTTGAAACATTGGATAAATATCAGTGTGATTTCTGTGTGCATGGag ATGACATTACAGTGACTGCTGATGGAATTGATACATATCATTTAGTGAAGAAAGCTGGTAGatacag GGAAGTGCAGAGAACTGCTGGTGTTTCCACCACAGATCTCGTGGGACGCATGTTGCTACTTACAAGAGAACATTTCaa GAGAGGTGACAAAGAATACTCCGTGGCGCTGGAACACTCGTCGAACCTCGGAACAGACTCCACCGCGCGGTCGCCATACACCGGCTGTTCACAGTTCTTGCCTACCACACAGAAGATTATACAGTTCAGCAGTGGCCTCTCACCCAAACCAACTGATAAG gTCGTCTACGTTGCTGGCGCTTTCGATTTGTTCCACGTTGGACACTTGGACTTCTTAGAAGAGGCGCACAAGCAAGGAGACTTTCTGATCGTGGGCTTACACACCGACCTCGAAGTGAACCGATACAAAGGTTCCAACTATCCCATCATGAACTTACACGAACGAGTATTGTCCGTCCTCGCTTGTAAG TACGTGCATGAGGTGGTAATCGGCGCTCCGTACAGCGTGACCGCGGAGCTCATGGATCACTTCCGGGTGAAGGTGGTCTGTCACGGCGTCACCACCATAGCTACCGACGCTGATGGCATCGACCCTTACCGAGTACCCAAGCAACGCGGCTGCTTTAAG ataTTAAATTCCGGCAATAGTATGACAACGGAAGACATTGTTCAACGAATAATACGTCATCGTCTCGAATTTGAGGTACGAAATACGCGCAAAGAGAAAAAAGAACTGGCTATTACGAAAGCTttgaaaaatgatcagcatttGAAACAGAATGGTAACTGTGAAGTTActaataatagttaa
- the LOC113501133 gene encoding ethanolamine-phosphate cytidylyltransferase isoform X2, which produces MSEKNENKKEIRVWCDGCYDMVHFGHANSLRQAKALGDVLIVGVHTDEEISKHKGPPVFTQEERYKMVKAIKWVDQVVEGAPYVTTLETLDKYQCDFCVHGDDITVTADGIDTYHLVKKAGRYREVQRTAGVSTTDLVGRMLLLTREHFKGDKEYSVALEHSSNLGTDSTARSPYTGCSQFLPTTQKIIQFSSGLSPKPTDKVVYVAGAFDLFHVGHLDFLEEAHKQGDFLIVGLHTDLEVNRYKGSNYPIMNLHERVLSVLACKYVHEVVIGAPYSVTAELMDHFRVKVVCHGVTTIATDADGIDPYRVPKQRGCFKILNSGNSMTTEDIVQRIIRHRLEFEVRNTRKEKKELAITKALKNDQHLKQNGNCEVTNNS; this is translated from the exons ATGagtgaaaaaaatgaaaataaaaaggaaattcgCGTGTGGTGTGATGGGTG TTACGATATGGTGCATTTTGGTCACGCAAATTCGTTAAGACAGGCTAAAGCATTAGGCGATGTACTTATCGTGGGAGTCCACACAGATGAAGAAATTTCTAAACATAAAGGGCCCCCTGTATTTACTCAAGAGGAACGGTACAAAATGGTTAAAGCTATCAAGTGGGTTGACCAAGTGGTGGAGGGTGCACCCTATGTGACTACACTTGAAACATTGGATAAATATCAGTGTGATTTCTGTGTGCATGGag ATGACATTACAGTGACTGCTGATGGAATTGATACATATCATTTAGTGAAGAAAGCTGGTAGatacag GGAAGTGCAGAGAACTGCTGGTGTTTCCACCACAGATCTCGTGGGACGCATGTTGCTACTTACAAGAGAACATTTCaa AGGTGACAAAGAATACTCCGTGGCGCTGGAACACTCGTCGAACCTCGGAACAGACTCCACCGCGCGGTCGCCATACACCGGCTGTTCACAGTTCTTGCCTACCACACAGAAGATTATACAGTTCAGCAGTGGCCTCTCACCCAAACCAACTGATAAG gTCGTCTACGTTGCTGGCGCTTTCGATTTGTTCCACGTTGGACACTTGGACTTCTTAGAAGAGGCGCACAAGCAAGGAGACTTTCTGATCGTGGGCTTACACACCGACCTCGAAGTGAACCGATACAAAGGTTCCAACTATCCCATCATGAACTTACACGAACGAGTATTGTCCGTCCTCGCTTGTAAG TACGTGCATGAGGTGGTAATCGGCGCTCCGTACAGCGTGACCGCGGAGCTCATGGATCACTTCCGGGTGAAGGTGGTCTGTCACGGCGTCACCACCATAGCTACCGACGCTGATGGCATCGACCCTTACCGAGTACCCAAGCAACGCGGCTGCTTTAAG ataTTAAATTCCGGCAATAGTATGACAACGGAAGACATTGTTCAACGAATAATACGTCATCGTCTCGAATTTGAGGTACGAAATACGCGCAAAGAGAAAAAAGAACTGGCTATTACGAAAGCTttgaaaaatgatcagcatttGAAACAGAATGGTAACTGTGAAGTTActaataatagttaa